The Spirosoma radiotolerans genome has a window encoding:
- a CDS encoding permease prefix domain 2-containing transporter: MNRSNKPLESPPRTADRLLEWFCAPHLLEEIQGDLYERFVRDLQAEGIRRANRRYWANVLRFIRPFALKRKVNDYSSPALLSSLMFRNYFKTSLRNLTKHKVSSLINLFGLTLGVTACLVIYLITNYELSYDTFHPNGERIYRLVGEAQYGKTGEKHPVGFPPNAVPAAIRKEIAGLETVAAFHNISSEVLVPNGKEKPKRFEGNKHNEIVVVEPQYFDIFTYQWLAGNPKTALTEPFDLVLSARKARLYFGELPIQEMIGKEVIYQDSVRMHVAGIVNDFAQPSDLVFTDFISFATIQASQLKRSIDLSQWNDIWSASQAFVKLPEGTTPAQLTAQFQRFGKAHFTKEMELKFTPALQPLSDLHFNDDYADNYSRKAHLPTLYGLMGIAAFILLIAAINFINLSTAQSAQRAKETGIRKVMGSSRANLILQFLSETTFLTVVAVFLSLALVKPILIAFQSLTPQGLTFDLFSWQTVAFLLAVTISTSLLAGFYPSWVLSSYVPALTLKGQTSTKNGQKGYLRKGLIVFQFTVSLVFIIGTLMVSRQLNFMRNKDRGFSTNAIVSIRPGRDEKATVLAQKLSQLAGVERVTREWFPPMGPAFMVTKLKYQGKKEIEMDVSAKIGDENFIPLYQLRLLAGRNYIKSDSLRELVINETYAKALGFKKPADALNQLLSFQDKKYPIVGVVADFHEQSFHEKIGPVFIGYMPQRSANIGVKLATKGRQVSDMKATLASMEQQWKTIYPDNKFEYTFLDDSIAKLYEKEQKTGQLVNTATAIAILISCMGLFGLATFTAQQRTKEIGVRKVLGASVASIVTLLSKDFLKLVIVALVLASPIAWWAMNQWLKDFAYKVDLSWWVFALAGILAIAIALVTVGFQSIKAALLNPVRSLRSE, from the coding sequence AGGAAATCCAGGGCGATCTCTATGAGCGGTTCGTGCGGGATCTTCAAGCCGAAGGCATCCGAAGGGCAAATCGTCGTTACTGGGCAAACGTGCTCCGCTTTATTCGGCCCTTTGCCTTGAAACGGAAAGTGAATGACTATTCTTCACCAGCACTACTTAGCTCACTTATGTTCCGCAACTATTTTAAAACCTCGCTTCGCAACCTGACTAAGCATAAAGTCAGTTCGCTGATTAACCTCTTCGGGCTTACGCTGGGCGTAACGGCCTGTCTGGTCATTTACCTGATTACAAATTACGAACTGAGTTACGATACGTTTCACCCGAATGGTGAGCGAATTTATCGGCTGGTGGGAGAAGCGCAATATGGTAAAACGGGCGAGAAACATCCCGTAGGTTTCCCCCCGAATGCCGTTCCGGCCGCTATTCGAAAAGAAATCGCAGGTCTGGAAACCGTAGCCGCTTTTCACAACATTTCTTCCGAGGTGCTCGTCCCAAATGGGAAGGAAAAGCCGAAGCGATTCGAGGGCAACAAACACAATGAGATTGTGGTCGTTGAGCCGCAATATTTCGACATTTTCACGTATCAATGGCTGGCCGGCAACCCGAAAACAGCGTTGACAGAACCGTTTGATCTGGTACTGTCAGCCCGAAAGGCCCGTCTGTATTTTGGCGAACTACCCATCCAGGAAATGATTGGCAAAGAAGTCATTTATCAGGATTCCGTACGCATGCATGTAGCTGGCATTGTGAACGATTTCGCACAGCCGAGCGATCTTGTCTTTACGGATTTCATTTCCTTTGCTACCATTCAGGCGAGCCAACTCAAACGAAGCATAGATCTGAGTCAATGGAACGACATTTGGTCCGCTTCGCAGGCCTTTGTCAAGCTCCCTGAGGGAACAACGCCCGCCCAACTCACAGCTCAGTTTCAGCGTTTTGGCAAAGCTCATTTTACGAAGGAAATGGAGTTGAAATTTACGCCTGCTCTACAACCCCTTTCTGACCTTCATTTCAATGATGATTACGCAGACAACTACTCTCGAAAAGCCCACTTGCCAACGCTTTACGGCCTGATGGGTATTGCCGCCTTTATACTACTGATTGCCGCCATCAATTTTATCAACTTATCGACGGCGCAGTCGGCACAACGAGCCAAGGAAACCGGCATTCGGAAAGTGATGGGCAGTAGTCGGGCCAATCTGATTCTCCAGTTCTTGAGCGAAACGACGTTCCTGACCGTCGTGGCTGTTTTCCTTTCGCTGGCACTCGTCAAGCCGATTCTGATCGCGTTTCAATCCTTGACGCCCCAGGGACTGACGTTCGATTTGTTTAGCTGGCAAACAGTGGCATTCTTGTTGGCGGTTACGATAAGTACATCACTTCTGGCTGGGTTTTACCCATCCTGGGTGCTGTCTTCCTATGTTCCCGCCCTAACGCTGAAAGGGCAGACGTCAACTAAAAATGGGCAAAAAGGCTATTTACGGAAGGGGCTGATTGTCTTTCAGTTTACGGTTTCGCTGGTGTTTATTATCGGCACACTAATGGTCAGTCGACAACTCAATTTTATGCGAAACAAAGACCGGGGTTTTTCGACGAATGCCATTGTTTCCATCCGGCCCGGACGAGACGAAAAGGCCACCGTACTGGCGCAGAAGCTCAGCCAACTTGCCGGTGTTGAGCGCGTTACGAGGGAGTGGTTTCCACCAATGGGCCCGGCCTTTATGGTTACCAAACTAAAATATCAGGGCAAAAAAGAGATTGAGATGGACGTATCGGCCAAAATAGGCGACGAAAATTTCATTCCACTGTATCAGTTGCGCCTGCTCGCGGGTCGAAACTACATCAAGAGCGACTCGCTCCGGGAACTCGTCATCAATGAAACCTACGCGAAAGCTCTGGGATTTAAAAAACCGGCCGATGCACTGAATCAACTGCTTAGTTTCCAAGACAAAAAGTATCCTATTGTTGGGGTAGTAGCCGATTTTCATGAACAGTCGTTTCATGAAAAAATTGGGCCCGTGTTCATCGGCTATATGCCGCAACGATCAGCAAATATTGGCGTAAAACTGGCCACTAAGGGCCGTCAGGTTAGCGATATGAAAGCCACGCTGGCCAGCATGGAACAACAGTGGAAAACGATCTATCCTGACAATAAATTCGAGTATACGTTTCTGGACGACTCCATTGCCAAGCTCTATGAGAAAGAGCAGAAAACGGGCCAACTCGTTAACACCGCCACCGCCATTGCCATTCTCATTTCGTGCATGGGTCTATTCGGCCTGGCCACCTTTACGGCCCAACAACGGACTAAAGAAATTGGAGTTCGAAAAGTGCTCGGCGCATCGGTGGCCAGTATTGTTACCCTACTCTCGAAAGACTTTCTGAAATTGGTAATCGTGGCCTTAGTGCTGGCCTCCCCCATTGCCTGGTGGGCGATGAATCAATGGCTCAAGGATTTCGCTTACAAAGTCGACCTTAGCTGGTGGGTCTTTGCGCTGGCGGGTATTCTGGCTATTGCCATTGCGCTGGTAACCGTAGGGTTCCAAAGCATAAAAGCTGCCCTGCTGAACCCGGTAAGAAGTTTACGATCCGAGTAG
- a CDS encoding sugar phosphate isomerase/epimerase family protein, which translates to MKYLIKSLICGALLALSALPLLAQKGPEDKAGWKLGAQAYSFRLFPFTEALRKIDSCGLKYVEAYPGQVIGGGLDGKMDFNMNATTRQAVKKLIKDRGLTVVAYGVVSPKTDEDWKNVFEFAKDMGILNINSEPTPEQMPLVRKLAEQYKINVALHNHPKPSRYWHPDTVLAAIGGSKYVGSCSDIGHWVRSGLNPVECLKKLNGHVLGMHFKDVKKDTPEGKYHDVVWGTGDCNVEQVITELKRQHFKGPISAEYEYHWENNGPEIAESVKNFREIYNRVKVQ; encoded by the coding sequence ATGAAATACCTAATAAAATCGCTGATCTGTGGGGCGCTCCTGGCGTTGAGCGCGCTGCCGTTGCTGGCGCAGAAAGGCCCGGAAGATAAAGCTGGCTGGAAACTGGGCGCTCAGGCCTATTCGTTTCGTCTGTTTCCTTTTACGGAAGCCCTGCGGAAGATTGACAGTTGTGGGCTTAAATACGTTGAGGCATACCCCGGTCAGGTTATTGGGGGCGGATTGGACGGGAAGATGGACTTTAACATGAATGCCACGACCCGGCAGGCGGTCAAAAAGCTGATCAAAGACCGCGGCCTCACGGTGGTCGCGTACGGCGTTGTCAGCCCCAAAACGGATGAGGATTGGAAGAATGTATTCGAATTTGCGAAAGACATGGGCATCCTGAACATCAACTCGGAGCCCACGCCGGAACAGATGCCACTGGTACGAAAACTAGCCGAGCAGTACAAAATCAACGTTGCGCTTCATAACCACCCCAAACCGTCGCGCTATTGGCATCCCGACACGGTGCTGGCGGCTATTGGCGGTAGCAAATACGTTGGTTCCTGTTCGGACATTGGCCATTGGGTACGTTCGGGACTGAACCCGGTCGAATGCCTGAAAAAGCTAAACGGCCACGTGCTGGGTATGCACTTCAAAGACGTGAAGAAAGATACACCGGAGGGGAAATACCACGATGTTGTCTGGGGCACCGGCGATTGCAACGTAGAGCAGGTCATTACCGAGCTAAAACGCCAGCACTTTAAAGGGCCAATCTCGGCCGAATATGAATACCATTGGGAAAATAACGGCCCCGAAATTGCCGAAAGCGTTAAAAATTTCCGGGAGATTTATAACCGCGTGAAAGTCCAGTAG
- a CDS encoding PadR family transcriptional regulator, translating to MKRTYLGEFEEIVLLTVAVLEGQAYGVALTHEIIEQTGRSVRLNQIHAALQRLEDKGMVKSEMGEPTPERGGRRKRLFTVTVYGQRTLQEIQEVRTTLWNRLPNPLNPAISL from the coding sequence ATGAAACGGACCTACCTGGGCGAGTTTGAAGAGATTGTTCTGCTCACCGTTGCGGTGCTGGAGGGACAGGCGTATGGCGTAGCCCTCACCCACGAAATCATCGAACAAACCGGCCGCTCGGTACGGCTGAATCAGATTCACGCGGCCTTACAGCGTCTGGAAGACAAAGGCATGGTGAAATCGGAAATGGGCGAACCCACGCCGGAGCGCGGTGGCCGCCGGAAGCGATTGTTTACGGTGACTGTTTACGGTCAGCGGACCTTGCAGGAAATTCAGGAAGTACGAACCACGTTGTGGAACCGGTTACCAAACCCACTCAACCCGGCCATTAGCCTATGA
- a CDS encoding ABC transporter permease: protein MNQSPTPPRLADRLLNLFCAPHRLEEVQGDLHEEFAWQVERIGERRARWRYWRDVLGFMKPRTGGSFAIKRQEKQNSTIFLLSPVMLRNYLKTAWRSLVNNRFYSLINMTGLTAGLAVGILILLWVQDELSFDRFHHQATSIYRLENWAGTGNSRQIWTSTVAPIAELGKQELPDIKDGVRISHNGTYTLFRYKDKTFNEEHTQFADPSLFSVFDFALTQGNPAKPFPDNHSVVLTESTAKRYFGDENPLGKVLIVDKNNAFKVSGITPDFPKNSSIQADMILPLPLLFEGMYHNRTDGRNQANDFSNFNYSTYLLLQPGASTSSLTDKLRTIHLRNKPDDTDLTYLLQPLPDMHLYRADGSEGGIETIRMFSIIALLILAIACINYVNLSTARSLLRSKEISMRKIVGAARSQLFVQFLTETALLFSLAAVLAIGLIYGLLPFYNQISGKQLALDFSDYRIWQLIGLTILGTLAASSLYPALLLSSFEPLRALKGKVSSRLNEASFRKILVVVQFAVSVILIAGTFIINNQLQYIRSKELGYDKTHVFGFFMRDMSQHYDVVKAQLLNQPGVDAVTRASSNIVSLGGQTGDNEWDGKEKGETMFMWPVAIDKDFIPFFKINLLQGANFTGAVADSLHFILNETAVKTARIKDPIGKRFRLWNHTGTIVGVVNDFHFASMRQKIEPAIFYYAPEQMQAIYVKTTGNDARLAVAAAQRSWKQYNTNYPFDYTFLNDSFNNLYKSEQQSGMLFNIFSTIAILISCLGLFGLATYTAQVRTREIGVRKVLGASTSGIIQLLAKDFIKLVLIAIVIAVPVAWYTMNRWLQDFAYRIDIQWWVFALSGLLALAIALLTVSYQSIRAALMNPVNSLRSE, encoded by the coding sequence ATGAATCAGTCGCCTACCCCGCCCCGCCTGGCTGATCGGTTGCTCAACCTCTTTTGCGCCCCCCATCGGCTGGAAGAAGTGCAGGGCGATCTGCACGAGGAGTTTGCCTGGCAGGTTGAACGTATTGGCGAACGGCGGGCCCGCTGGCGCTACTGGCGGGATGTACTGGGTTTTATGAAGCCCCGGACGGGCGGATCATTTGCCATCAAACGTCAAGAAAAACAGAACTCAACTATCTTCTTACTAAGCCCTGTTATGCTCCGTAATTACCTGAAAACCGCCTGGCGCAGCCTGGTAAACAACCGATTCTATTCGCTGATCAACATGACGGGTCTGACCGCCGGGTTAGCCGTGGGTATCCTGATTTTGCTCTGGGTGCAGGATGAACTGAGCTTCGACCGGTTTCATCACCAGGCAACCAGCATATACCGGCTCGAAAACTGGGCTGGTACGGGCAATAGCCGCCAAATCTGGACATCCACTGTTGCCCCAATCGCCGAGCTTGGCAAGCAGGAACTGCCCGACATAAAAGACGGCGTCCGCATTTCTCACAACGGCACTTATACCCTGTTTAGATACAAGGATAAAACCTTCAATGAGGAACACACCCAGTTTGCCGATCCGAGCTTGTTCTCGGTATTCGACTTCGCACTCACGCAGGGAAACCCGGCAAAGCCCTTCCCGGATAACCACTCGGTTGTGCTGACCGAAAGCACGGCCAAACGCTATTTCGGCGACGAGAACCCACTCGGAAAAGTCCTCATCGTCGATAAGAACAATGCGTTTAAGGTGAGCGGTATCACGCCGGATTTTCCCAAAAATTCGAGCATCCAGGCCGACATGATCCTGCCTCTTCCGTTGCTGTTCGAGGGCATGTATCACAACAGAACAGATGGTAGAAATCAGGCTAACGACTTTAGTAATTTTAACTACAGCACCTATTTGTTGCTTCAACCAGGCGCATCCACCAGCAGTCTGACCGATAAACTACGTACGATTCACCTCCGTAACAAGCCCGACGATACAGACCTTACGTACCTGCTTCAGCCCCTGCCCGACATGCACCTCTACAGAGCAGATGGTTCGGAAGGCGGGATTGAAACGATCAGGATGTTTTCTATTATTGCCCTGCTTATTCTGGCGATAGCCTGTATTAACTACGTTAATCTCTCCACAGCCCGTTCGTTGCTACGCTCCAAAGAGATCAGCATGCGCAAGATCGTAGGCGCGGCCCGTAGCCAGCTATTTGTGCAGTTCCTGACTGAAACCGCGCTCTTGTTTTCCTTGGCGGCCGTGCTGGCCATTGGCCTTATTTATGGGCTGCTCCCTTTCTACAACCAGATTTCGGGCAAGCAGCTTGCCCTTGACTTTTCTGACTACCGCATCTGGCAGCTCATTGGCCTGACGATCCTCGGAACGCTGGCCGCATCGAGCCTTTATCCGGCCCTGTTACTCTCTTCCTTTGAACCCCTCAGAGCCCTGAAAGGAAAGGTCTCATCCCGGCTTAATGAAGCTAGTTTCCGAAAAATACTGGTTGTCGTCCAGTTCGCGGTTTCTGTCATCCTGATCGCGGGAACGTTCATTATCAATAACCAACTACAGTACATCCGCTCGAAGGAACTGGGGTACGATAAAACGCATGTATTTGGGTTTTTTATGCGGGATATGAGCCAGCATTACGATGTGGTAAAAGCACAGCTCCTGAACCAGCCCGGCGTCGATGCCGTTACCCGAGCCAGTTCAAACATTGTCAGCCTGGGCGGTCAAACCGGCGATAATGAATGGGATGGGAAAGAGAAAGGTGAAACCATGTTTATGTGGCCGGTAGCCATCGATAAAGACTTTATTCCATTCTTTAAAATAAACTTGTTGCAAGGCGCCAATTTTACCGGTGCCGTTGCCGATTCGCTGCATTTTATCCTGAATGAAACCGCCGTAAAGACGGCCCGGATTAAAGACCCGATTGGGAAACGATTCAGACTGTGGAATCACACCGGAACGATTGTCGGCGTTGTCAACGATTTTCACTTTGCCTCGATGCGGCAGAAAATAGAGCCCGCTATTTTCTACTACGCCCCCGAGCAGATGCAGGCCATTTATGTTAAAACAACCGGCAATGACGCCAGGCTGGCTGTTGCAGCTGCCCAACGGTCGTGGAAGCAATACAACACGAATTATCCGTTCGACTACACCTTCCTGAACGATTCATTCAACAACCTCTACAAGTCGGAGCAGCAATCAGGGATGCTGTTCAATATTTTCTCCACCATTGCCATTCTCATTTCCTGCCTGGGTTTATTTGGTCTGGCCACCTACACAGCACAGGTACGTACCCGCGAGATTGGAGTTCGTAAGGTACTGGGTGCCAGCACAAGCGGCATTATTCAACTGTTGGCCAAAGATTTCATCAAACTGGTTCTGATCGCCATTGTCATCGCCGTTCCCGTCGCCTGGTACACGATGAATCGGTGGTTGCAGGATTTCGCCTACCGAATCGACATTCAGTGGTGGGTCTTTGCCTTATCGGGGCTGCTGGCCCTCGCCATTGCCCTACTCACGGTCAGTTACCAGAGTATCCGGGCCGCGCTGATGAACCCGGTCAACTCATTACGCAGCGAATAG
- a CDS encoding permease prefix domain 2-containing transporter — MHTPPRFADRLLRLVCAPHRLEEVQGDLHEEFAWQVQRIGLRRARWRYWRDVLGFMKPFAIKRTTAVGMSRRGTVHHPRFGEYPYANSTTTAMLSNYFTIAWRNVLRYKLNSTLTITGLALGLACSLLIILHVREELTYDNGFSKADRIFRITSENIDKKSRQWAATSPILGVEMQKAIPAVQTVARFHRPYPDRVFSYAPSGGAPKLFEEKSGYYADSTVVDVFDLSFVKGDPRTALKQIDAIVLTEAMATKYFGNEDPLGKRIQDDLDKRLLTVTGVIKPYSFPTHLQFDYLISMSTFYSYTDKNTLENRGWAGFYNYVLLNNGASRSDVEARIPEFMVKFYEAKGETRKEILATRRTPIQPITDIHLHSKLEKEMGPNSDITYVYVFSIAALFILLLASVNFINMATAQAFNRMKEVGVRKALGARKGQLIRQFLGESFILTLAAALVAFGLFRLAIPFYNELAAKTLRFEQLLTASNTVLLVLLIGLISLIAGFYPALFISNFDPVNALKGKKSQFSSVTLIRKGLIVFQFSVSVFMIFSTIVVYRQMKFFQTKDLGFDQDQVIAVKLYGRDMWNKADVIQQEFQKNSAITNVARISTLPGDRFGTDMLALLGKPDDATQLRFMWADEHTLPLLQVGMKAGRNFVRKTENAHFSLILNEAAAKALKLDSPIGQKAVSLGDTGEIVGIVRDFHFASLHTTVDPLVIVQHPGQANYFLLKTKGNNLAETLQFAQSTLARLSPGSLFIYTFLDEKMARLYDSEKRVGNILNVFALFAILISCLGLFGLSAYAAQIRTKEVGIRKVLGATVAGLIVLLSGDFLRLVLIAIVLAFPLAWWATSRWLQNFAYPTSIEWWMFALTSLVTSAVAVLTISFQSIRAALMNPVKSLRSE; from the coding sequence ATGCATACGCCCCCTCGGTTCGCCGACCGCCTGCTTCGGTTGGTCTGCGCCCCTCATCGGCTGGAAGAAGTGCAGGGCGATCTGCACGAGGAGTTTGCCTGGCAGGTTCAGCGCATTGGCCTGCGACGGGCCCGCTGGCGCTACTGGCGGGATGTGCTGGGTTTTATGAAGCCTTTCGCCATAAAACGAACGACGGCGGTTGGAATGTCCCGACGGGGAACCGTGCATCACCCACGATTCGGAGAATACCCATATGCAAATTCAACAACTACTGCTATGTTAAGCAACTATTTTACCATTGCCTGGCGAAACGTGCTCCGCTACAAATTAAACAGTACGCTTACCATAACCGGTCTGGCCTTAGGACTGGCTTGTAGCCTGTTGATAATTCTTCATGTGCGGGAAGAGTTGACCTATGACAACGGGTTTTCAAAAGCAGACCGGATTTTCAGAATTACGTCGGAAAATATTGACAAGAAAAGCCGACAATGGGCAGCAACGTCACCTATTTTGGGAGTAGAAATGCAAAAGGCTATCCCTGCGGTCCAAACCGTGGCCCGATTTCATCGCCCATATCCAGATCGGGTATTCAGCTATGCACCATCCGGTGGAGCGCCAAAGCTGTTCGAGGAGAAAAGCGGGTATTATGCCGATTCGACCGTGGTGGATGTATTCGACCTTTCGTTTGTGAAAGGTGATCCACGAACAGCCCTCAAACAGATTGACGCCATTGTCCTCACGGAAGCAATGGCAACCAAATACTTCGGGAATGAAGACCCATTAGGCAAACGGATTCAGGATGATCTGGATAAACGTCTATTGACCGTGACGGGTGTCATAAAACCCTATTCATTCCCCACGCATTTACAGTTCGATTACCTGATTTCTATGTCCACCTTTTACAGTTATACGGACAAAAATACGCTGGAAAATAGAGGGTGGGCTGGCTTTTATAATTACGTCCTACTGAATAATGGTGCCTCACGTTCGGATGTGGAAGCGCGAATTCCGGAGTTCATGGTCAAGTTTTACGAAGCCAAAGGCGAAACCAGAAAAGAAATCCTGGCAACCCGAAGAACGCCTATTCAACCCATTACGGACATTCACCTGCACTCGAAGCTGGAGAAGGAAATGGGGCCTAATAGTGACATTACTTATGTGTATGTTTTTTCCATAGCGGCCCTGTTTATCCTGCTGTTAGCCTCGGTGAATTTCATCAATATGGCCACAGCCCAGGCATTTAACCGAATGAAAGAAGTGGGCGTTCGAAAGGCATTAGGTGCCCGCAAAGGCCAACTCATCAGACAGTTTCTGGGCGAATCATTCATACTGACGCTGGCAGCTGCTTTGGTAGCCTTTGGTTTATTCCGGCTGGCCATTCCTTTTTATAACGAACTGGCAGCAAAGACGCTTCGCTTTGAGCAATTGCTGACGGCATCGAATACAGTACTACTGGTGCTACTGATTGGGCTCATCAGCCTGATTGCCGGTTTTTACCCGGCCTTATTCATTTCTAATTTTGATCCCGTTAATGCCCTGAAAGGAAAGAAAAGCCAGTTTTCTTCAGTTACACTAATTCGAAAAGGTCTGATTGTGTTTCAGTTCAGTGTTTCGGTATTCATGATCTTCAGTACGATTGTCGTATACCGTCAAATGAAGTTTTTCCAGACAAAGGACCTGGGCTTCGACCAAGACCAGGTAATAGCTGTAAAGCTGTACGGGCGTGACATGTGGAACAAAGCCGACGTGATTCAGCAGGAATTTCAGAAAAATTCAGCCATCACGAATGTAGCCCGTATTTCTACCTTACCGGGTGACCGATTCGGTACAGATATGCTCGCGCTGCTGGGGAAACCTGACGATGCGACTCAACTTCGATTTATGTGGGCTGACGAACATACGCTCCCACTTTTACAGGTCGGGATGAAAGCAGGTCGAAATTTCGTCAGGAAAACAGAGAACGCCCACTTTTCGCTTATCCTGAACGAAGCGGCAGCCAAAGCTCTCAAACTGGATTCGCCCATCGGGCAAAAAGCGGTATCCTTAGGGGACACAGGCGAGATAGTAGGCATTGTCAGGGATTTCCATTTTGCCTCCCTGCACACCACAGTCGATCCACTGGTTATTGTTCAGCATCCAGGACAGGCCAATTACTTTCTATTAAAAACAAAAGGAAACAACCTGGCAGAAACTTTACAGTTCGCCCAATCTACGTTGGCTCGTTTGTCGCCCGGCAGTCTGTTCATCTACACATTTCTGGATGAAAAAATGGCCCGTTTATATGATTCAGAAAAACGGGTGGGCAATATACTGAATGTGTTTGCCCTCTTTGCTATACTTATTTCCTGCCTGGGCTTATTTGGCTTATCTGCCTATGCTGCCCAGATACGCACAAAAGAAGTTGGCATTCGGAAGGTGTTGGGGGCTACGGTGGCCGGACTTATTGTACTGCTTTCCGGAGACTTCCTTCGACTGGTACTCATTGCCATTGTTCTCGCCTTTCCCCTGGCCTGGTGGGCTACGAGTCGGTGGTTGCAGAACTTTGCCTATCCAACTTCCATTGAGTGGTGGATGTTCGCTCTAACCAGTCTGGTAACTAGTGCAGTTGCTGTTCTAACAATTAGTTTCCAAAGCATTAGAGCCGCCCTGATGAACCCCGTGAAATCGTTGAGAAGTGAGTAG